The Campylobacter concisus genome contains a region encoding:
- a CDS encoding chemotaxis protein, producing the protein MKFIKILIFLALFLTVCTAANYANAFEKIGILEDGVYRFSKNGLGVKKDLLVKVISVQNADSTRKKIISMLNIPKNSKITDFKTSDAGVIVWPFYEIEGKFLTTIIVENIKKEDSDQKLLKMLELKHPFYSIIFARRKGAKDAIDVKYMLNFKEAKLVKSFKNRP; encoded by the coding sequence ATGAAATTTATAAAAATTTTAATATTTCTAGCGCTTTTTCTAACCGTTTGCACTGCCGCAAACTACGCTAATGCCTTTGAAAAGATTGGCATCCTTGAAGACGGAGTTTATCGCTTTAGCAAAAATGGACTTGGCGTCAAAAAAGACCTGCTTGTAAAGGTGATCTCGGTTCAAAACGCGGACAGCACACGCAAAAAGATCATCTCCATGCTAAATATCCCTAAAAATTCTAAAATTACGGACTTTAAAACAAGCGATGCAGGCGTAATAGTGTGGCCATTTTACGAGATTGAGGGCAAATTTTTAACGACAATAATCGTTGAAAATATAAAAAAAGAAGATAGCGATCAAAAACTGCTTAAGATGCTTGAACTTAAACATCCGTTTTACTCGATAATCTTCGCACGAAGAAAGGGTGCCAAAGACGCCATAGACGTGAAATACATGCTAAATTTCAAAGAGGCAAAGCTGGTAAAATCGTTTAAAAACCGTCCTTAA